In one Candidatus Methylomirabilota bacterium genomic region, the following are encoded:
- a CDS encoding branched-chain amino acid ABC transporter permease, translating into MTQLVLGQVLNGAIIGAMYGIIALGITLTFGITGIVNFALGEFMMIGAYATYALAERGGLPYAVAVVPACLIAAAAGYLSNKAFFRFTRNNLVNGLLVSIGLISIFESASMLVWTATPLEMHFVLPGALRVGDIGLPKMKLVVFGVIIVVIVATYLGLARTWLGRAAFAYAQNPEAAMLMGVHTPRLETAVMLYATGLAGLGGALYASLYSLEPAMGGVYVLKGMEAAILGGIGSLMGSLWGGVILGVIEAVGSIFLPTAFRDAYGLAVLVAILLFRPSGLFGGE; encoded by the coding sequence TTGACCCAGCTCGTCCTCGGTCAGGTCCTGAACGGCGCCATCATCGGCGCGATGTACGGGATCATCGCGCTCGGGATCACGCTCACCTTCGGCATCACCGGCATCGTCAACTTCGCGCTCGGTGAGTTCATGATGATCGGCGCGTACGCGACCTACGCCCTCGCCGAGCGCGGCGGCCTGCCCTACGCGGTCGCGGTGGTGCCCGCCTGTCTCATCGCGGCGGCAGCCGGGTACCTCTCCAACAAGGCGTTCTTCCGGTTCACGCGCAACAACCTCGTCAACGGCCTCCTCGTCTCGATCGGCCTCATCTCGATCTTCGAGAGCGCCTCGATGCTCGTCTGGACGGCGACGCCGCTCGAGATGCACTTCGTCCTGCCCGGCGCGCTGCGCGTCGGGGACATCGGCCTGCCGAAGATGAAGCTCGTCGTGTTCGGCGTCATCATCGTCGTCATCGTCGCGACCTATCTGGGGCTCGCCCGCACCTGGCTCGGGCGCGCCGCGTTCGCGTACGCGCAGAACCCAGAGGCCGCGATGCTCATGGGCGTGCATACGCCGCGGCTCGAGACGGCGGTCATGCTGTACGCGACCGGGCTGGCCGGGCTCGGCGGCGCCCTCTACGCAAGCCTCTACTCGCTCGAGCCCGCGATGGGCGGCGTCTACGTGCTCAAGGGGATGGAGGCCGCGATCCTCGGCGGGATCGGCAGCCTGATGGGCTCGCTGTGGGGCGGGGTCATCCTCGGCGTCATCGAGGCGGTCGGCTCGATCTTCCTGCCGACGGCGTTTCGCGACGCGTACGGCCTCGCGGTCCTCGTCGCCATCCTGCTGTTCCGGCCCTCGGGCCTGTTCGGTGGCGAGTGA
- a CDS encoding branched-chain amino acid ABC transporter permease → MSARLALWGALFALPVFVRSDFLLTIFIFTFIYGILAVTFDLIFGFTGQLSMFHPAVFGASAYATHLLVVHVRVPFWAATLPSAALAAALAVIVGSVCFKFRLKAFYFAVVTLALAEMIRLVVMNWNSVTNGTLGLVVAGAPTVYWPGRGVVPVKGPVAWYYVTLVCLALTVLICARCLRSWMGRCFGAIRLNEDLARTLGINVFRYKLLAFAVGNALASFAGGLYGYYTGYIDPGLFGINQSMEVIAMVLLGGQGTLVGPIVGSLVLTGLPHAIDLRAEVRAIVYGAILIFTILAMPRGIVGSLSVWRRRVS, encoded by the coding sequence GTGAGCGCGCGGCTCGCGCTCTGGGGCGCGCTGTTCGCGCTGCCCGTCTTCGTGCGGAGCGACTTCCTCCTGACGATCTTCATCTTCACCTTCATCTACGGCATCCTCGCGGTCACGTTCGACCTGATCTTCGGCTTCACCGGGCAGCTCTCCATGTTCCACCCGGCCGTGTTCGGGGCGTCCGCGTACGCGACGCATCTGCTGGTCGTGCACGTCCGCGTGCCGTTCTGGGCGGCCACGCTGCCCTCGGCGGCGCTCGCGGCGGCGCTCGCGGTGATCGTCGGGAGCGTCTGCTTCAAGTTCCGGCTGAAGGCGTTCTACTTCGCCGTCGTCACGCTGGCGCTCGCGGAGATGATCCGCCTGGTCGTGATGAACTGGAACAGCGTGACGAACGGCACGCTCGGCCTCGTCGTCGCCGGCGCGCCGACCGTCTACTGGCCCGGGCGCGGCGTGGTGCCGGTCAAGGGGCCGGTCGCCTGGTACTACGTGACGCTCGTGTGCCTCGCGCTGACCGTGCTCATCTGCGCGCGCTGCCTGCGCTCCTGGATGGGCCGCTGCTTCGGGGCGATCCGCCTCAACGAGGACCTGGCCCGGACCCTCGGGATCAACGTCTTTCGCTACAAGCTCCTCGCCTTCGCCGTCGGCAACGCGCTCGCGTCGTTCGCCGGCGGCCTCTACGGCTACTACACCGGCTACATCGATCCGGGCCTTTTCGGGATCAACCAGTCGATGGAGGTGATCGCGATGGTCTTGCTGGGCGGCCAGGGCACGCTCGTGGGCCCGATCGTGGGCTCGCTCGTGCTCACCGGGCTGCCGCACGCCATCGATCTCCGGGCGGAGGTGCGCGCCATCGTGTACGGCGCGATCCTCATCTTCACGATCCTGGCGATGCCGCGGGGCATCGTCGGCTCGCTCTCCGTCTGGCGGCGGCGTGTTTCTTGA
- a CDS encoding ABC transporter ATP-binding protein, with protein sequence MFLDVRALAKRFSGLAAVSDVSFGVERGEILGIIGPNGSGKTTLLSMMAGLLPPTSGEVRWKGQAIHTLRPDVIAARGIVKTFQAPQVFAELSAFDNVLVAGHLARKRELGWRRALEIVGAVRATGRRLADRVREVLGLCNLTPALGHLAGNLSYGEEKMLGIAMALMCEPELLLLDEPASGLGREEVRNLTRVLDKVHAGGTTLCIVDHKIGFLRGLAGRVIALNHGEKIAEGTPDAVLEDPKVVEAYLGRAGA encoded by the coding sequence GTGTTTCTTGACGTCCGGGCGCTCGCGAAGCGGTTCAGCGGCCTCGCCGCGGTGTCGGACGTTTCCTTCGGGGTCGAGCGCGGCGAGATCCTCGGGATCATCGGCCCCAACGGCTCGGGCAAGACCACGCTCCTCAGCATGATGGCCGGGCTCCTGCCGCCGACCTCGGGCGAGGTGCGCTGGAAGGGCCAGGCGATCCACACGCTCCGCCCCGACGTGATCGCCGCGCGCGGCATCGTCAAGACGTTCCAGGCCCCGCAGGTCTTCGCCGAGCTCTCCGCGTTCGACAACGTCCTGGTGGCCGGACACCTCGCGCGCAAGCGCGAGCTGGGGTGGCGCCGGGCCCTGGAGATCGTCGGCGCCGTACGCGCGACCGGCCGCCGCCTCGCGGATCGGGTGCGCGAGGTGCTCGGGCTCTGCAATCTCACCCCCGCGCTCGGGCACCTCGCCGGGAACCTCTCGTACGGCGAGGAGAAAATGCTGGGCATCGCGATGGCGCTGATGTGCGAGCCCGAGCTGCTGCTGCTCGACGAGCCCGCGTCGGGGCTCGGTCGCGAGGAGGTCCGGAACCTCACGCGCGTCCTCGACAAGGTCCACGCGGGCGGGACGACCCTCTGCATCGTCGATCACAAGATCGGTTTCCTCCGCGGGCTCGCCGGCCGCGTCATCGCGCTCAACCACGGCGAGAAGATCGCCGAGGGGACGCCCGACGCGGTGCTGGAGGACCCGAAGGTCGTCGAGGCCTATCTGGGGCGCGCCGGTGCTTGA
- a CDS encoding ABC transporter ATP-binding protein — MLELRAINCHYAKVHVLHDVNLTVNGGEVVSIIGPNAAGKTTMLRVISGLKPPSGGTLRYLGEDATGLPAFERVRRGLVLVPEGRQIFPRFTVLENLLMGAYQRADRDALGPDLARVYELFPRLRERRGQRAGSLSGGEQQMLAIGRGLMARPRCLLLDEPSLGLAPIVVTEIARTIRALAAGGLTLVLVEQNAAMALELADRAYVLESGHVSLEGSAAELRQTDVVRKLYLGA; from the coding sequence GTGCTTGAGCTCCGCGCCATCAACTGTCACTACGCCAAGGTCCACGTGCTGCACGACGTGAACCTGACCGTGAACGGCGGCGAGGTGGTGTCGATCATCGGACCGAACGCGGCGGGCAAGACCACCATGCTCCGGGTGATCTCCGGCCTCAAGCCGCCCTCCGGCGGCACGCTGCGCTACCTCGGCGAGGACGCGACGGGCCTCCCGGCGTTCGAGCGCGTGCGCCGCGGGCTCGTCCTCGTCCCCGAGGGGCGTCAGATCTTTCCCCGGTTCACGGTGCTCGAGAACCTCCTCATGGGCGCCTACCAGCGCGCCGACCGGGACGCGCTGGGGCCCGACCTCGCGCGGGTGTACGAGCTCTTCCCGCGGCTCCGGGAGCGGCGGGGCCAGCGCGCCGGCTCGCTCTCCGGCGGCGAGCAGCAAATGCTCGCGATCGGGCGGGGGCTCATGGCGCGGCCGCGGTGCCTGCTGCTCGACGAGCCGTCGCTCGGCCTCGCGCCGATCGTCGTGACCGAGATCGCGCGCACGATCCGCGCGCTCGCGGCCGGCGGCCTCACGCTCGTGCTGGTGGAGCAGAATGCGGCCATGGCGCTCGAGCTGGCCGACCGCGCGTACGTGCTCGAGTCCGGGCACGTCTCGCTCGAGGGCAGCGCCGCCGAGCTCCGGCAGACGGACGTGGTGCGCAAGCTCTACCTCGGGGCCTAG
- a CDS encoding AMP-binding protein, translating to MLIVGGRTLKSALADKVERLGDAVFLRFEDAEGREGGTWTWRELDRQVSRAANLLRARGLRHGDRFNLHLGNCPEFLVFWLAAAKTGTVMVPTNPVSTADEMAYILAHSGARLAITEPRYAGAIGAARDGLAGPLDVLECRPLEPLLAGMKDTAPDARLTPGDEISMQYTSGTTSKPKGVLLTHANYLYGGEAMAKAMRVLPTDRHLIVLPLFHAGAQLHAFVPMLLVGGSVALMERFSAARFVDQAIRHEATLASLFAAPIRMLLAQPRTAADGRTRLRAVSYAQNVTVPQFDEWHEQFKAPLQQIWGMTETMSLPLMQPLDLPRKPLSMGMPVLGYECKVVDAHGREVPPGVVGELIVRGEPGLSLMKGYEKNPQATAETIRDGWLYSGDNAWRDEDGYFFFVDRKKDMIKRAGENVSASEVEETLRQHPAVFDAAVVGVPDPIRDQAIKAYVIPREGAATTADELIEWCRARLSSFKVPELVEFRDAFPRTSVGKIQKHLFEERP from the coding sequence ATGCTGATCGTCGGCGGCCGGACGCTCAAGAGCGCGCTCGCGGACAAGGTCGAGCGCCTCGGCGACGCGGTCTTCCTCCGCTTCGAGGACGCCGAGGGCCGTGAGGGCGGGACGTGGACCTGGCGCGAGCTTGACCGGCAGGTGAGCCGCGCCGCGAACCTGCTGCGCGCCCGCGGCCTCCGGCACGGGGACAGGTTCAACCTGCACCTCGGGAACTGCCCCGAGTTCCTCGTCTTCTGGCTGGCGGCCGCGAAGACCGGGACCGTCATGGTCCCGACGAACCCGGTCTCGACCGCCGACGAGATGGCGTACATCCTCGCCCACTCCGGGGCGCGGCTCGCCATCACCGAGCCCCGGTACGCGGGCGCGATCGGCGCCGCGCGCGACGGCCTCGCCGGCCCCCTCGACGTCCTCGAGTGCCGGCCGCTCGAGCCGCTGCTGGCCGGGATGAAGGACACGGCGCCCGACGCCCGCCTCACGCCGGGCGACGAGATCTCGATGCAGTACACCTCGGGAACCACGTCCAAGCCCAAGGGGGTCCTGCTCACCCACGCCAACTATCTCTACGGCGGCGAGGCGATGGCGAAGGCGATGCGCGTCCTGCCGACGGATCGCCACCTGATCGTGCTGCCGCTCTTCCACGCGGGCGCCCAGCTCCACGCGTTCGTGCCGATGCTCCTGGTCGGCGGGAGCGTCGCCCTCATGGAGCGCTTCAGCGCCGCCCGGTTCGTGGATCAGGCCATCCGCCACGAGGCGACGCTGGCCTCGCTCTTCGCCGCGCCGATCCGGATGCTGCTCGCCCAGCCGCGGACCGCCGCCGACGGCCGCACGCGGCTCCGCGCGGTCTCGTACGCCCAGAACGTCACGGTGCCCCAGTTCGACGAGTGGCACGAGCAGTTCAAGGCGCCGCTCCAGCAGATCTGGGGGATGACCGAGACGATGTCGCTGCCGCTCATGCAGCCGCTCGATCTCCCGCGCAAGCCCCTGTCCATGGGGATGCCCGTGCTCGGCTACGAGTGCAAGGTGGTCGACGCGCACGGCCGCGAGGTGCCGCCCGGCGTCGTCGGCGAGCTCATCGTGCGCGGCGAGCCCGGCCTGTCGCTGATGAAGGGCTACGAAAAGAACCCGCAGGCGACGGCCGAGACGATCCGCGACGGGTGGCTGTACTCCGGGGACAACGCCTGGCGGGACGAGGACGGCTACTTCTTCTTCGTGGACCGGAAGAAGGACATGATCAAGCGCGCCGGCGAGAACGTCTCGGCCTCGGAGGTCGAGGAGACGCTCCGGCAGCATCCGGCCGTCTTCGACGCCGCCGTCGTCGGGGTGCCCGACCCCATCCGCGACCAGGCGATCAAGGCCTACGTCATCCCGCGGGAGGGTGCCGCGACGACCGCCGACGAGCTGATCGAGTGGTGCCGCGCGCGGCTGTCGTCGTTCAAGGTCCCGGAGCTGGTCGAGTTCCGCGACGCCTTCCCGCGGACCTCCGTCGGCAAGATCCAAAAACATCTCTTCGAGGAGCGCCCATGA